TTACTACGACGAATCAGATGCATCAAAATTTCAGTATCTGAGTTAGAATGAAAAATTGCACCATCTTTTTCCAATTCTTTTCGCAAACTCTTGGCGTTGGTTAGATTTCCATTATGAGCAAGACCACACGAGCTATCATAAAATTTGAATAAAAATGGCTGAATATTATCTACACTGCCATTTCCAGCAGTTGCATAGCGGACATGACCAATCGCAGATTCGCCATTCAGTGCAGTTAGCGAGCGGTCATCTTTGAACACTTCAGATAATAGCCCCAACCCGCGATAACCATTTAATTTCCCCTCATGATTAGAAACGATGCCTGCACCTTCTTGTCCGCGATGCTGCAAACTATGAAGACCAAAATACGTTACTCGAGCAGCATCTGGATGACCCCAAATCCCAAAAACTCCGCATTCCTCATTTAGACTTTTTACTTCATAAGACATGGAATAGCTTCCTCCCAGACTTCTCTCGCCTTTTGTGTCATCACTTCGATTTTTTGATCAGCAGTTTTAATCTTGAGCAATCCATTATTAGTAACTACACCGATTTTTCGAGCCGAGTCTTTTACTAGTTGTTCAAAAGCAACTTGATTTTCAGGTTTCACTGAGACAACAAAACGGGATTGTGTTTCAGAAAACAACAGCGCAGTATCCATTGCTGCATCCACATCTATACCAACATTCTTTTTAAATGCAGATTCTGCTAAGGCGATTGCTAAACCGCCTTCTGAACAATCATGAGCACTTGCAACCAAGCCTGCTTCAATCGCTTTTGAAACTAACTGTTGATGTTCTTTTTCAATCATTAAATCAAAGTCCATCAATTTTCCTTCGATTCGACCTAAGTGCATTTTTTGGATTTCAGTACCATTAAAATCTGCATTTGTTTCCCCTATCACATAAATCAAATCGTTTGCTGCTTTAAAGTCTTGTGTCGTTATATTCTTCAAATCACTGATCAATCCAACCATACCAATAACAGGTGTGGGATAAATTGCTTTACCATCAGTCTCGTTATATAAAGAAACATTTCCGGAAATTACTGGCGTCTCTAAAACTTCACATGCTCTTGCTATTCCATCAGCAGATGTCCACAGCTCCCAAAACCCTTCCGGTTTATCCGGTGAGCCATAATTTAAGCAGTCAGTGATCGCTAAAGGCTGACCGCCGCTGGCAACAATATTTCTTGCAGCTTCTGCCACTGCTATTTGTCCGCCAACTTCCGGATCCAAATAAAGATAACGCGCATTACAATCTGTCGTCATCGCTAACGCTTTATTCGTTCCGCGAACGCGTAAAACAGCTGCATCACTACCAGGTAATACGACCGTATTCGTTCGCACTTGGGCGTCGTAGGTTTCATAAATGACTTTCTTAGAAGCGATAGTCGGCTGTTGCAGCAAAGCAAGCAATGTTTGAGTTCCGTCGATTACTTCCGGATAGAAATCTTCCATTGAAGCAAAAGCACTGATTCTAGCTGGTTCTTGTTTTTCCTTTTGATACACTGGTGCATCTTCTGCCAATGTATCCACAGGTAAATTAGCAACTTCTATGCCGTTATGATTCAAACGATAAAGCCCATCATCTGTCACTTTCCCAATCGTCACAGCGTCCAAATCATATTTTTGAAACAAGTCAATAACTGTTTGTTCATGTCCTTTTTCAACACAGATCAACATACGTTCCTGCGATTCAGATAACATCATCTCATAAGGTGTCATGCCTATTTCACGCTGTGGTACATCATCTAGATCTAAAATCAAACCAGAACCAGCTTTTGAAGCCATTTCAGCACTAGAAGAAACCAGACCAGCCGCACCCATATCTTGAATGCCCACCAAAATATCTGAGTGGTTCAAGATCAATTCTAAACAAGCTTCAAGTAAAAGTTTTTCCATGAATGGATCACCAACTTGAACGGCAGAACGTTGCTGCTCTTCACCCTCAACAAATTCTTCAGAAGCAAATGTCGCTCCATGAATGCCATCGCGTCCTGTTTTCGCTCCGACATACATGATAGCATTCCCGACGCCTTTAGCTTGTCCTTTTTGAATATCTTTATGATCGATCAAACCGACACACATCGCATTTACTAAAGGATTGCCTTCGTAGCAAGGATCAAAAGCAACTTCACCACCGACAGTTGGGATTCCGATACAATTTCCATAACCGCTAATCCCAGCAACCACTTCTTCTAAAAGGTATTTTGTCCGATCATTTGTCAGTTCACCAAACCGTAAAGAATCCAACAGCGCAATGGGTCTTGCCCCCATACTAAAAATGTCTCTAATGATCCCACCGACGCCAGTTGCTGCACCTTCATACGGTTCAACCGCTGAGGGATGATTATGACTTTCCGCTTTGAATACCACTGCTTGCCCATCACCGATATCGACGATCCCCGCACCTTCACCAGGCCCTTGCAACACTTGCGGTCCTGAGGTAGGAAATTTTCGTAAAACCGGCTTCGAATTTTTATACGAACAATGCTCGCTCCACATCACTGAGAATAGACCCGTTTCTGTGTAATTCGGCATGCGGCCTAAAATATCCTCTTCGATCATTCGATACTCTTCATCTGTTAAACCCCAGTCAGAATAGATTCGTTGGTTTTTGATGTCTTCTGGCGTTGGTTCCGTTACTTTCATCATACGTTTATCCGTTCCTTTTCATAGTTTTTAACAATCGATTTAAAAAAGCGCAGGCCATCATCAGAGCCTAAAAGACTTTCTACAGCTCGTTCCGGATGCGGCATCATCCCTAAAACATTCCCTTTTTCGTTAATGATCCCAGCAATATTTTCAATACTTCCATTAGGATTTTCATCTGCATACGTAAAGACGATTTGCTGGTTTTTTTTCAGCGTTTCGAGCGTTTCCTCATCACAATAATAATTTCCCTCGCCGTGTGCTACCGGTATTTGAATGCATTCTTCAGCTTTGTACTCGGAGGTGAAATTTGTTTGATTATTCACCACTTTCAACGACACCGTTTTACAAACAAAATGAAGTGACTCATTGCGAATCAACGCTCCCGGCAGCAACCCAGCTTCTGTCAAGATCTGAAAGCCGTTACAGGTACCGAAAACTGGTTTTCCTTCATCCGCAAACCGAACGACTTCATCGATAATTTTAGAAAAACGGACAATCGCCCCACATCTAAGGTAGTCACCATATGAAAAGCCGCCAGGTATCAATACCCCATCAAATCCTTCTAAACTCTCTGCATCATGGCGAACATATTCTGCCTCTTCCCCTAAAATGTCTCTAACAGCCCATAAAAGATCCATATCACAATTCGAGCCAGGAAAAACAATGACCGCAAATTTCATTTTATAACTCCTCCGTGATTTCATAACGATAGGTTTCCATATTGACATTCGCTAGTAATTTATCACAAATTTCTTCAATTACAGTTTCAACAGCCCGATCACTTTGTGCCACTTTGATTTCAAAGTATTTTCCTATCCGAATTTCTTCGATTTCATTGAATCCTAAGCGATGAACCGCTCCTTTGACCGCTTCACCTTGAGGATCTAATACAGAATCTTTGTACGTAACATAGACTTTTACTAAGTAATTCATTGACTATTCTCCTTTTTTATCGTTAATTGAATCTTTTTTCCAAACGAGTTAATACTTCTTGGTACACAGGGATGATTTCACCTAAATTTTTACGATAGACATCTTTATCTAGAGGTTGATTTGTTTTAAAATCCCATAAACGGCACGTATCAGGGGTAATCTCATCAGCTAATAAAATCGTTCCATCAGAACATCTGCCAAATTCAATTTTAAAATCAACTAAACGTAGATCGATTTCTCTGAAAATCTCAATCAGCAGTTGATTGACTTTATGCGCTTCGTCTTTGATTTTTTTGATTTCCTCTTCATTCGCAATACCAAGAATTTTGACATGGTCATCATTGATCAATGGATCATCTAATGAATCTTCCTTAAAATAGAATTCCAAAATCGGTTCTGCTAATTCTACTCCTTCTTCAAAAGCTAATCGCTTGGCAAAACTGCCAGCAGAAATGTTTCTGATCACAACTTCTAAAGGAATGATTGCTAATGGTCGCACCAATTGTTCGTGTTTTGATATTTTCTTAATGAAATGACTCGACATTCCTTTTTGTGCGAGCTGCTCAAAAATCAATGCGGTTATTTGATTGTTGAGCATTCCTTTACCTTGAACAATATCTTTCCTAGCTCCATTCAAAGCAGTCGCCTGATCTAAGTATTCCACTCGCAATTTCTCAGGATCATCTGTTTTAAATAGCCTTTTCGCTTTGCCTTCATACAACAACATATCTTCCATCTCAATCCAGCACTCTCTTTCCGTACATTTTTTATTATTGAAATAAAAATCATTCGTATAATATCTTTGTTTACATTTTAACAAGCAATATTCTAGGCGTCAACAAAATCATTAACAATAATAGAACATTTCATATAAACGTTCGTGTTTGTTAAAAAAGCTCTTTTTTTCATTCTTCACTCATCGGAAAAACAGCTGTAAGCATTTACAATGAATGGTAAAAATGGTATGCTAATAAAAAATAACTTGCTTAACATGTTCACTATTCTTTAGTGATGATTTTTAGGAGGGACCTCAAGAATGACTAGCGATTATGACCATTTGACTCAGGAATTTTTGGCAGGATTAGTGCTTGAAGAACGAACGAAATTGTATAATGACCTATTAGCCTTAGAAGAAGTTCATAAGTTGAATCAGCACAGCTCTTACTACACATTTAGAAATTTGAAGCGTATTTTTCAGCGACATTCTGAACGAAGAAAACGTACGTTTCGTTATATAAATAGCCATAACAACGAACTGTTGATCCATCAAATCCACGAACAACATTTCTGTAAAAATAAATATTGTATTCAGATTTACTTTAATTCAAAAGAGTGCAATTATTCATTTATCGATCAATTACTTACTGCGCTCAAAGCGCCTTCTGCTTCTCCATTGAGAAACTTAAGAGAGATAGCCATTTAAAAGTCAGAAACTCTTAGAGATATAGCTAAGAGTTTTTTTGATCACTAGAGGAGGGTTTATGGAAAAACTAAAAGTTAAAGTAACAGTCGATCGACCTGTTGGTTATCTAGATTCCTTTAATAATCGTTACCCAGTAAATTATGGTTACATTGAAGGAGTGATAGGCGGAGACGGCGAAGAACAAGATGCATATATTTTAAATGTACCAGCAAAAAAGCTAGATGTATTTATTGGCATCGTCACAGCAGTGATCCATCGAAATGTTGATATTGAAACGAAATGGATCGTTATACCAGAAGGTTCAACGATCTCTGTAGATGAAATCACAACACAGACTTATTTTATTGAACAACACTTTGATAGTCATATTGAACTTCTTTAGATAAAAAGAGAGTATCCACCAAAAGTAATGATTTCTTTTGGCGACACTCTCTTTTTGTTATTACGCTAATCCGACACGCTCAAAAATAACGTCAACATTTTTTAAATGATAATTATAATCAAATGCATCATCAAGTTCTTCTTTAGATAACACTGAGGTAATCTTTTCATCAGCTTCAAGTAATGGTCTGAACGCTGTTTGATGATCCCAAGCATAAGCCGTTTTCGGCTGAACTAAATCATAAGCCGCTTCCCTTGTCATGCCATGATCGATCAGTTTTAATAATACTCGTTGGCTGTAGATCAGTCCAAATGTTGCATCCATGTTGCGCTTCATATTTTCTGGAAAAACAGTCAGATTTTTCACGATCGTGGAGAAACGATTCAACATATAATTTAGTAAAATCGTCGTATCAGGAATAATGATTCGTTCCGCAGAAGAGTGAGAAATATCTCTTTCATGCCATAAAGTGACATTTTCATAGGCTGTCACCATATGTCCGCGAATCACACGAGCAAGCCCCGTCATATTTTCCGAACCAATTGGATTTCGTTTATGCGGCATCGCAGAAGAACCTTTTTGACCTTTTGCAAAAAACTCTTCCACTTCTCGTGTTTCAGATTTTTGCAGACCGCGAATCTCTGTTGCAAATTTTTCGATACTTGTTGCAATCAGCGCCATTGCAGAAACATATTCAGCATGCAAATCACGCGGTAAAACTTGGGTAGAAATTTCCTGCGCTCTGATGCCTAAATGCTCACAAACATATTCTTCAACAAAAGGAGGAATATTCGCAAACGTTCCAACCGCACCGCTGATTTTCCCAGCTTCTACGCCTTTAGCTGCATGATCAAAACGCTCAAGATTTCGTTTCATTTCTGAATACCATAAAGCTAGCTTCAACCCAAAAGTAGTTGGTTCAGCATGAACACCGTGTGTACGGCCCATCATGACTGTATGTTTATGTTCTCTAGCCTTTTCACCAACGATTTCTGTAAAACGTGCGAGATCTGCTCTTAAAATATCATTGGCCTGCTTCAATTGATAGCCATAAGCTGTATCAACGACATCTGTACTCGTCAAACCATAATGTACCCATTTACGTTCTTCACCTAACGTTTCAGATACAGCTCTGGTAAATGCTACAACATCATGACGTGTTTCTGCCTCGATTTCTAAAATTCTTGCAACATCAAATGAAGCATTTTCACGAATTTTCTGTACATCCTCTTTTGGTATTTCACCTAGTTCCGCCCAAGCTTCATCGGCTAAAATCTCAACTTCAAGCCAAGCTTTATAGCGATTCTCATCTGTCCAAATAGCACCCATCTCTGGTCGTGTATAACGATCAATCATTCGTTTATCTGCTCCTTTTTAATCCCAAATAGTTGTTTGATAAATTTCTTCTAAGGTTTCGTATATATCCTCTGTCAAAATCGTGATATGCCCCATCTTGCGGCCTTTTTTTGCTTCTGCTTTACCATAATAATGAAAATGCCACTCTGGTTTTTCAGCGATCACATCCATCGTTTCATACATTTCATCACCTAAAATATTGACCATCACCGCTTCTGATAATAGTTCAACTTCGGCCAACGGCCAGCCGCAAATCCCCCGAATGTGGGCATCAAATTGACTCATCGAGCACGCTTCGATCGAGTAATGTCCTGAATTGTGCGGTCTTGGTGCCAACTCATTGACATAAATACCACCATCATTGGTCAAAAACATTTCAACAGCTAGTGTTCCAGCTAAATCGACCGATTCAGCAATGACACGAGCGATACGCTGCGCTTCAGCAACAACATCGTCATTGACTCTAGCAGGCGCAATCGTTTCATGCAAAATATTATTGCGGTGAATATTTTCTACGACAGGGAAAACAGTATATTGTCCCTGCCCATTTCCGCTTACTAGAACAGATATCTCTTTTTCATAAGGAATCCAGGCTTCCAAGACGCAGGTTCCCTCTCTTAAAAGATGCATCGCAGAAGAAACATCAGAAGTACTGTATAAGACAAATTGCCCTTTGCCATCATAACCGCCTCTAGTTGTCTTCAGCACACACGGGTAACCGATGCCGTCAATCGCATCCTGAATATCTGTTGGGCTAACGATTGTTGCATACGGAGCAATCACTATATTATTTTCTTCAAGAAATGATTTCTCTAATAAGCGGTCTTGAGTAATCGCTAAAAGATCGGAACCTTGAGGGATCTCTGTCAAATCTTGCACCTGCATCAACGCTTCAACATCGACATTTTCAAATTCATACGTCAACACTTGAGCACGGCTCGCTAACTCTTTTAGTGCTTCAACATCATCATATTCAGCCAATAAATGCCAATCGGCGACCTGCGCTGCGGGACAATCAACAGTCGGATCTAAAACTCCTACGCGAAAGCCCATTTCACGAGCGCTAAGCGCCATCATTCTGCCCAATTGTCCGCCACCAATGATTCCGATCATTTGACCTGGCAATAATGGTTTATTCAAGTTCATCACTACTTTCCATCACTGTTTGTTCAAGAAATTTACGCTCAGCGTCTAATTTCCCTGCTAATTCTACATCATACATGGAAAGCATCTGAACTGCAAGCAATCCTGCATTGACTGCTCCTGCACGACCGATCGCAGTCGTTGCTACAGGGACGCCTCCTGGCATTTGTACGATCGATAACAAAGAATCTATTCCATTTAATGCTTTCGACTGAACAGGTACTCCTATCACCGGTAATGTTGTTTTAGCAGCGATCATCCCTGGTAAATGGGCGGCACCGCCAGCTCCTGCGATAATCACTTTAATGCCACGGGCTCTTGCCCCTTCAGCGAAACTAAACATATAGTCCGGCGTTCGATGAGCAGATACGACCTTTTTTTCATAAGGAACACCAAATGCTTCTAAACGATCACACGCTTCTTTCATTGTCGGCCAATCCGATGTACTTCCCATTACTACTGAAACCACGACAGACATAAGATTCCCCTTTCTCTATTCCCCTTCATTTTAGCAAGGCTCAAGCAAGGTGTCAAAATAAAATCGAATATTATAGTGATTTTTAATCTTATCGTTCGTATATACAGATAAAACAAAGAAAAACCAAAAAATCATTCGGTTTTTCTTTGTTTTATTTATTCAGTTATTCCTCTAATTTCAGACCATTGAAAAGTAAATTCAAAATAATCGCTGTCAGACTGCTCATCACAATGCCATTTCCAGTAAACATACGTAAGGTTTCAGGCATTTGCTGGAATAAAGTCGGCATCATATTAAAGCCAAGACCAAAACCAATCGATATCGCAATGATCAGCAAGTTCTTGTCGTTCGTATAATCAACTTTAGATAACATACGCATCCCTTGAACAGCTACCATTCCAAACATAACTAGCATTCCCCCACCTAAAACAGGTTCTGGGATAATTTGAGCTACAGCACCAACTTTCGGCAATAGTCCTAAGGCGATCAAGAAAAATGCTGAGTAATAGATCGGGCGGCGAGTTTTGATTCCTGAAAGCTGAACCAGACCGACATTTTGAGAAAAACCAGTATAAGGGAACGTATTGAAGATTCCACCTAGAATAACAGCTAAACCTTCTGCTCTATAGCCTTTTTTAAGCTCTTCTTCCCCGATTTGTTTCCCAGTGATATCCCCTAAAGCAAAATAGACACCCGTTGATTCAACCATACTTACGATCGAAATGATCACCATCAAGACAATCGATGACAAATCAAAGGTCGGCGCGCCAAAATAAAAGGGCTGTGGAAAATGGAACCAGGTAGCCTCACCAACCGGAGCCAAATCAACCTGACCTAATACTGCAGCTAACAGCGTACCTCCGACTAAACCAACGAGAACCGCAATCGATTTAATAAAGCCACGACCCCAAACTTGGATCACAATAATCAAAGCAATCGTTATAAATGCCAGAAGTAAATTTGTCCCATCGCCAAATTCTTTCGCAGAAGCCATTCCTCCGCCCATTTTTTCAACAGCTACTGGAATCAGTGTCAGTCCGATCACCGTGATCACCGTTCCTGTGACTAATGGAGGAAACAATTTTTTGATTTTCGAAAATATTCCTGAAACCAATACAACAAAAATCCCAGAAGCAATAATCGAACCATAAATTGCACCGATCCCCTTATCGTTTCCAATCATGATCAATGGGGCAACGGCTTGAATCGCACATCCTAATACAACAGGTAACCCTATGCCAAAAAATCGATTGACCGTCAATTGCAATAAAGTAGCTATTCCACACATAAAAATATCAATGGAAATTAAATAAGTCATCTGTTCTGAATTAAAATTTAGTCCTGTACCGATCAATAGCGGAACAGCTACCGCGCCAGCATACATTGCTAATAAATGCTGCAACCCTAAAACGGCCGCCTTCCCATTTTCGGGGTTCTGTTGATTCAACTCTTTATTTTGATTTTCTTCATTTGCCAACTTTATGCATCCCCCTCAAGAAATTCGACTTCGCCATTTTGTAAAGAAGCAATGCGGGCTAAAGATATGACTTTCATGCCCATTTCCTCTAACAGCGAACGACCATCTTGAAATGACTTTTCGATCACGATACCAATGCCATCTACATCAGCACCAGCTTGTTGGCATAATTCGATCAGTCCTTTTGCTGCTTGACCATTTGCTAAGAAGTCATCAATGATCAATACTTTATCTTCACTAGATAAAAATTTTCTAGAAATTGAAATCTGACTCGTCACTTGTTTTGTAAAAGAGTATACAGACGAGGTCAGTAACTCTTCGTCCATCGTTAAGCTTTTTGCTTTACGAGCAAAAATCATTGGCACGTTCAATTTTTTGGCTGCAAAAAGAGCTGGAGCAATCCCTGAAGCTTCGATTGTAACAACTTTTGTAATTCCCGCATTTGCAAATACCTCTGCAAAACGATAACCGATCGCTTCCATCAACACAGGATCGACCTGATGGGTCACAAAGCTGTCAACTTTCAATACGCCCTCTCCCAAAACTCTCCCGTCTTCTTTGATTCGGTTTACTAGTTCTTCCATTTCTTCCGACTCCTTCATCCTATTTTTATAAAAACAAAAAAAGCCTTCTCCTGCAAAAAAGCAAAAAAGGCCCTCAGACTCTTTTTCGCTTATAGACCGACATTTACGGTGCCGGGTAGAGACAGTCATCCATATTATGACCATATATAAGCTCTTGTATTACTATACAATAGTACAAAACTCTGAAAATTTCAATGAAAAGAATAAATTTTCATTGAAATCTTACAGAGCTTTATTTACAATTATTATTTATTTGTTCCTCATTTTTTGATGAATGCAGCGTTTCCGCCTGTCGGTAATGCCGTATTTTTAGGTACTACTCTGATTTCGATCGCTTCTAGACGTTTAGATAACCCTTGCGTTCCAGAAGATTGTCCATTCTTCGTCCATGCTTGCCAGCCATAGTCTTGAGAGTGAACCCGGTATTGCACATCATATTGTGTGGCAGCCGTTCCAGTTAATTGGATTTGAATCGCCTCTAAGCGTTTCTTTTGTCCTGTTGTTCCACTTAAAGCATTATTTGCTTTCCAACCTTGCCAGCCGATATCTTGAATATGTGTTTTATATTGGATTCCTCCATTAACAGACGAATCCAGCTTGATTTGAATTCCTTCTAAGCGTTTCTTTTGTCCCGTACTTCCACTTGATTGTCCAGCCGCCACATAACCGCCCCAGCCGAAATCTTGGACATGGGTACGATAGCTCACTAAATTGGGAATCGCAGGTGCACTATTTTTAATTACTCGTACCGCAAAATCTGGTTTAAAATAGCTTGTTGAATTGATTTTGACTACTTCATTCACGTTTGGTGCGTGGATATACTGGTTATTACCTATTGCAATCGCCACATGGTACGTATTTCCTTTAGCTCCCCAAAAATAAAGATCCCCAGGTTCTGCTTGGGCAACACTGATTTGATCACCAGATTTTTCTTGCGGCACAGTATAATCACCGATGTTTTTTCCTATTACTTGTAAGTAAACGTACCGAGTCAAGCCAGAACAATCAAACACATTTGGACCTTTTCCGCCCCAAGCATATGGTTTCCCTAGATGTTTTCTTGCTTCATTTACAACTTGTGTTTTCTGTGAAGCTGCTGCAAACGTAACTGCACTTCTAGCTGCAGGTTGTTCTTCGATCGTTTCTAATGAAAAATCAGGCATCTCCTGAATTTTCTGGATCTGTTCAGCTGTATAACCAGCTTCGAGTGCCTCCTGATAGCTTTCGTCTCCAAATACCTCTGTCGCTTCAGCCGAATGGGTTGCCCCAAACGCGAAGAACATCAGGGCAGCCCCAACTATGTAACAATACTTTTTCATTATTTTCCCAACTCCTACTCTCTCATTCGATTTAATTTAATGATAACATAAAAATAAAATAATTATAGACTAGTAAAGCTAGCTTATTTAATTTTTCATCGTTTTGTAATATAACCTGATTTTTGTAACCATTAAAAAAAAGTGATCATAAGGAAATTTTTCCCTTCATTGATCACTTAGTATGTTGTTCATCGATCCTACTGATCGTTTTCTTTTTCTAAATTTCTATACTTATCCATTTTATGGCTAAAGAGTTCACCATTGCTAGGTGGAGTATAGGTAATGGCATTTGCGCCAGCTGCGATCGTTTCAGTGATTGATTCATCTGTCGGGCCACCCGTTGCAATGATCGGCAACGTAGGATATTTTTCTCTGAAATAGCGAACCGTTTCTGC
This sequence is a window from Enterococcus wangshanyuanii. Protein-coding genes within it:
- the purL gene encoding phosphoribosylformylglycinamidine synthase subunit PurL; the encoded protein is MMKVTEPTPEDIKNQRIYSDWGLTDEEYRMIEEDILGRMPNYTETGLFSVMWSEHCSYKNSKPVLRKFPTSGPQVLQGPGEGAGIVDIGDGQAVVFKAESHNHPSAVEPYEGAATGVGGIIRDIFSMGARPIALLDSLRFGELTNDRTKYLLEEVVAGISGYGNCIGIPTVGGEVAFDPCYEGNPLVNAMCVGLIDHKDIQKGQAKGVGNAIMYVGAKTGRDGIHGATFASEEFVEGEEQQRSAVQVGDPFMEKLLLEACLELILNHSDILVGIQDMGAAGLVSSSAEMASKAGSGLILDLDDVPQREIGMTPYEMMLSESQERMLICVEKGHEQTVIDLFQKYDLDAVTIGKVTDDGLYRLNHNGIEVANLPVDTLAEDAPVYQKEKQEPARISAFASMEDFYPEVIDGTQTLLALLQQPTIASKKVIYETYDAQVRTNTVVLPGSDAAVLRVRGTNKALAMTTDCNARYLYLDPEVGGQIAVAEAARNIVASGGQPLAITDCLNYGSPDKPEGFWELWTSADGIARACEVLETPVISGNVSLYNETDGKAIYPTPVIGMVGLISDLKNITTQDFKAANDLIYVIGETNADFNGTEIQKMHLGRIEGKLMDFDLMIEKEHQQLVSKAIEAGLVASAHDCSEGGLAIALAESAFKKNVGIDVDAAMDTALLFSETQSRFVVSVKPENQVAFEQLVKDSARKIGVVTNNGLLKIKTADQKIEVMTQKAREVWEEAIPCLMK
- the purQ gene encoding phosphoribosylformylglycinamidine synthase subunit PurQ codes for the protein MKSRRSYKMKFAVIVFPGSNCDMDLLWAVRDILGEEAEYVRHDAESLEGFDGVLIPGGFSYGDYLRCGAIVRFSKIIDEVVRFADEGKPVFGTCNGFQILTEAGLLPGALIRNESLHFVCKTVSLKVVNNQTNFTSEYKAEECIQIPVAHGEGNYYCDEETLETLKKNQQIVFTYADENPNGSIENIAGIINEKGNVLGMMPHPERAVESLLGSDDGLRFFKSIVKNYEKERINV
- the purS gene encoding phosphoribosylformylglycinamidine synthase subunit PurS, which codes for MNYLVKVYVTYKDSVLDPQGEAVKGAVHRLGFNEIEEIRIGKYFEIKVAQSDRAVETVIEEICDKLLANVNMETYRYEITEEL
- the purC gene encoding phosphoribosylaminoimidazolesuccinocarboxamide synthase: MEDMLLYEGKAKRLFKTDDPEKLRVEYLDQATALNGARKDIVQGKGMLNNQITALIFEQLAQKGMSSHFIKKISKHEQLVRPLAIIPLEVVIRNISAGSFAKRLAFEEGVELAEPILEFYFKEDSLDDPLINDDHVKILGIANEEEIKKIKDEAHKVNQLLIEIFREIDLRLVDFKIEFGRCSDGTILLADEITPDTCRLWDFKTNQPLDKDVYRKNLGEIIPVYQEVLTRLEKRFN
- a CDS encoding inorganic pyrophosphatase, with amino-acid sequence MEKLKVKVTVDRPVGYLDSFNNRYPVNYGYIEGVIGGDGEEQDAYILNVPAKKLDVFIGIVTAVIHRNVDIETKWIVIPEGSTISVDEITTQTYFIEQHFDSHIELL
- the purB gene encoding adenylosuccinate lyase, whose protein sequence is MIDRYTRPEMGAIWTDENRYKAWLEVEILADEAWAELGEIPKEDVQKIRENASFDVARILEIEAETRHDVVAFTRAVSETLGEERKWVHYGLTSTDVVDTAYGYQLKQANDILRADLARFTEIVGEKAREHKHTVMMGRTHGVHAEPTTFGLKLALWYSEMKRNLERFDHAAKGVEAGKISGAVGTFANIPPFVEEYVCEHLGIRAQEISTQVLPRDLHAEYVSAMALIATSIEKFATEIRGLQKSETREVEEFFAKGQKGSSAMPHKRNPIGSENMTGLARVIRGHMVTAYENVTLWHERDISHSSAERIIIPDTTILLNYMLNRFSTIVKNLTVFPENMKRNMDATFGLIYSQRVLLKLIDHGMTREAAYDLVQPKTAYAWDHQTAFRPLLEADEKITSVLSKEELDDAFDYNYHLKNVDVIFERVGLA
- the purK gene encoding 5-(carboxyamino)imidazole ribonucleotide synthase, whose protein sequence is MNKPLLPGQMIGIIGGGQLGRMMALSAREMGFRVGVLDPTVDCPAAQVADWHLLAEYDDVEALKELASRAQVLTYEFENVDVEALMQVQDLTEIPQGSDLLAITQDRLLEKSFLEENNIVIAPYATIVSPTDIQDAIDGIGYPCVLKTTRGGYDGKGQFVLYSTSDVSSAMHLLREGTCVLEAWIPYEKEISVLVSGNGQGQYTVFPVVENIHRNNILHETIAPARVNDDVVAEAQRIARVIAESVDLAGTLAVEMFLTNDGGIYVNELAPRPHNSGHYSIEACSMSQFDAHIRGICGWPLAEVELLSEAVMVNILGDEMYETMDVIAEKPEWHFHYYGKAEAKKGRKMGHITILTEDIYETLEEIYQTTIWD
- the purE gene encoding 5-(carboxyamino)imidazole ribonucleotide mutase, encoding MSVVVSVVMGSTSDWPTMKEACDRLEAFGVPYEKKVVSAHRTPDYMFSFAEGARARGIKVIIAGAGGAAHLPGMIAAKTTLPVIGVPVQSKALNGIDSLLSIVQMPGGVPVATTAIGRAGAVNAGLLAVQMLSMYDVELAGKLDAERKFLEQTVMESSDELE
- a CDS encoding nucleobase:cation symporter-2 family protein, yielding MANEENQNKELNQQNPENGKAAVLGLQHLLAMYAGAVAVPLLIGTGLNFNSEQMTYLISIDIFMCGIATLLQLTVNRFFGIGLPVVLGCAIQAVAPLIMIGNDKGIGAIYGSIIASGIFVVLVSGIFSKIKKLFPPLVTGTVITVIGLTLIPVAVEKMGGGMASAKEFGDGTNLLLAFITIALIIVIQVWGRGFIKSIAVLVGLVGGTLLAAVLGQVDLAPVGEATWFHFPQPFYFGAPTFDLSSIVLMVIISIVSMVESTGVYFALGDITGKQIGEEELKKGYRAEGLAVILGGIFNTFPYTGFSQNVGLVQLSGIKTRRPIYYSAFFLIALGLLPKVGAVAQIIPEPVLGGGMLVMFGMVAVQGMRMLSKVDYTNDKNLLIIAISIGFGLGFNMMPTLFQQMPETLRMFTGNGIVMSSLTAIILNLLFNGLKLEE
- a CDS encoding xanthine phosphoribosyltransferase, producing MEELVNRIKEDGRVLGEGVLKVDSFVTHQVDPVLMEAIGYRFAEVFANAGITKVVTIEASGIAPALFAAKKLNVPMIFARKAKSLTMDEELLTSSVYSFTKQVTSQISISRKFLSSEDKVLIIDDFLANGQAAKGLIELCQQAGADVDGIGIVIEKSFQDGRSLLEEMGMKVISLARIASLQNGEVEFLEGDA